In Oncorhynchus clarkii lewisi isolate Uvic-CL-2024 chromosome 16, UVic_Ocla_1.0, whole genome shotgun sequence, one genomic interval encodes:
- the LOC139367903 gene encoding calcineurin subunit B type 1-like, which yields MGNEASYPLEMCSHFDADEIKRLGKRFKKLDLDNSGSLSVEEFMSLPELQQNPLVQRVIDIFDTDGNGEVDFKEFIEGVSQFSVKGDKESKLRFAFRIYDMDKDGYISNGELFQVLKMMVGNNLKDTQLQQIVDKTIINADKDGDGRISFEEFCLVVGGLDIHKKMVVDV from the exons ATG GGAAATGAGGCAAGTTACCCCCTGGAAATGTGCTCGCATT tcgATGCTGATGAGATTAAGCGTCTGGGAAAGAGGTTTAAGAAACTGGACCTTGATAACTCTGGGTCCCTTAGTGTGGAGGAGTTCATGTCCCTCCCTGAACTTCAGCAGAACCCGCTGGTCCAGAGGGTCATCGACATCTTCGACACCGATGGAAACGGAGAGGTGGACTTCAAGG AATTCATTGAGGGAGTCTCACAATTCAGTGTCAAGGGGGACAAGGAGTCAAAACTTCGGT TTGCCTTCCGGATCTACGACATGGACAAGGATGGCTACATCTCCAACGGAGAGCTCTTCCAGGTGCTGAAGATGATGGTAGGAAACAATCTGAAGGACACCCAGCTGCAGCAGATCGTGGACAAGACCATCATCAACGCAGACAAGGACGGAGACGGCAGGATATCCTTCGAAGAGTTCTGCTTA